One Epinephelus moara isolate mb chromosome 20, YSFRI_EMoa_1.0, whole genome shotgun sequence genomic window carries:
- the LOC126408264 gene encoding histone H4: MSGRGKGGKGLGKGGAKRHRKVLRDNIQGITKPAIRRLARRGGVKRISGLIYEETRGVLKVFLENVIRDAVTYTEHAKRKTVTAMDVVYALKRQGRTLYGFGG; this comes from the coding sequence ATGAGTGGTCGCGGCAAGGGAGGAAAAGGACTCGGTAAAGGAGGCGCTAAGCGTCACCGCAAAGTTCTCCGTGATAACATCCAGGGAATCACCAAACCCGCTATCCGCCGTCTGGCTCGCCGTGGTGGAGTGAAGCGTATCTCCGGTCTGATCTACGAGGAGACCCGCGGTGTGCTGAAGGTGTTCCTGGAGAATGTCATCCGTGATGCCGTCACCTATACCGAGCACGCCAAGAGGAAGACTGTGACCGCCATGGATGTGGTGTATGCTCTGAAGAGGCAGGGCCGCACTCTGTACGGCTTCGGAGGTTAA